The Knoellia sp. S7-12 region CATCCCCCTCGAGGAGCAGGCCGTCGCTGTGCTCGTGCGCCAGCTGGGCACCCTGCTGCTCCAGCCGGCGCTCGAGCGGCTGTGGGCCATGGCCCAGGCACCGACGCCGGTACCCACCGTCAAGGTCAGCCTCCGGCGCGCCGAAGACTGACCTGACCACCAGGGACGCGCCGGCCGCGCTCCCGGCTGGCTCCTTCGGCCGAAAACCATAAATGCCCTCGCGCCAAGTGATACAAATGTTAACTACAGATACGTGGCGCAGCTGAGGTTCGCCCGTGGGCAGGATCCCACGCAAGCACCCGGCCACGCGAGCACGTTGGAGCTCTCAGTGCCCGGCCCACGGTCACCAGGTGCTCGGTGCGTGATGCCCGTCGCTGCAACTGAACGGAAGGCTGTGCACAATGACGCCCCTGAAGGCAACGGACTTGGGCGAGCGCGTCCGCATCGTCATCGCCGATGACCACGACCTCTATCGGCGTGGGCTGCAGGACGCTCTCCAGCGCGAGCCCGGCCTCGAGATCGTCGCCGAGGCTGCGTCCTGCGACGAGGCCGTGGAGGAGTGCATCGAGTTCGGACCCGAGGTCGTGCTCCTTGGCCACCGCACGCCCGGCAACTCGGCAATCGAGGCGTGCGCAGCGATCACGCAGGCGTCGCCGCGCACCAAGATCCTCATTCTCACGGCCTCTGACGATGAGGCCGTCCTCTTCGCGGCCTACCAAGCAGGCGCGACCGGCTACCTGCTCAAGGACATGCCGACCGAGCAGATCATCGAGTCGATCCGTCTTGCCCACGGCGGTCAGTCGATGATCCCCCCGCGCATGACCAGCCTGCTCCTCGCAGAGTTCACGCGCCTGGGCCACAGCCGCCGACCCAGGAACGAGGCAGCGGGATCGCGTCTCACGCACCGTGAGCGCCAGGTGCTCCAGCAGGTGTCGCGCGGCAAGGTCAACAGGGAGATCGCGGCGCACATGTTCATCAGCGAGAACACGGTCAAAATCCACGTGCGCGCCATGATGACCAAGCTCCAGGTCAACTCCAGGGTGGAGGCGGCTCTCTTCGCCGTACGACACGGCCTCGTTGAGGCCGACACCTGATCGAGCCAAGGTCGGCGGCGGCAGGCCAGCGCCGTCCGCTCGAGGTGCCTGAGTCCGTGGTGGAGTTGAAACTTCTTGCCCTGCGCCCCAATCCGCGGTGAGAAGGTCTCCGAACTAGAAGTGTGAATTGCCCAACGTCGGGAATCGCCCCCGCCATCGCCGCCGCGCTTGCAGCCCCGCCCCGTCGTCAGGCGCCCGCCGCGTGGGGCTCGCTCTGATGGCCGACGCGGTCGTCACGTCAGACTCCCTGCGTCGAGCCGCCGCGGGCGTCGAGCCTGTTTCCTGGGCCGGGGCCCCAGGCCCGCGGCGGGTGACGCATCTGGGCGAGAAGAGAGCGCAGATGGCGCAGCTGCCACCGAGGGAGACGGACCCTCGCGAGCGGATCCGCATCGTGGTCGCTGACGCCAACGATCTCTATCGGCAGGGCATGAAGGTCGTCATCGACCTCGAACCTGACTTCGAGATCGTCGCCGAGGCTGCATCCGCCCACGAAGCGGTGGAGACGTGCCTCAGGCTCAGGCCTGACGTCGTGCTCCTCGGCCAACGCATGCCCGGCACCGTCGGTATGGGAGCCTGCGAGACGATCTCGAAGGGGGCGCCGGACACCAAGGTCCTGGTCCTCGCCGCCGACGATGACGACGACCTGTATGCGGCACTGCAGGCCGGCGCCACCGGCTTCCTGTTCAAGGGCGCCCCCGCCCAGCAGATCGTCGAGTCCGTCCATCTGGCGCACGGCGGTCAGTCGGTGATCCCGGCCCACATGGCCAGCCTGCTCCATGCCGAGCTTGCGGGCCTGAGAGAGAGGGCACGCGTCGAGACACCGTCCGGACTGCTCACCGAACGTGAGCTCGAAGTCCTGCGGCTCATGGCAGTTGGCAGGGCCAACAAGGCCATTGCCTCCCGGCTCTTCATCAGTGAGAACACGGTCAAGCGCCATGTGCGCACCCTGACGAACAAGCTGCAGGTCAACTCCCGGGTCGAGGTCGCGCTGTTCGCCCTGCAGCACGGGCTCGTCGAGGAGGAGGACTGACCCTTCGTGGTCAGCGGCGGCACTCCAGGGTCTTGAGGTCGACGGCGTTCGCCATCGCCTCGTAGCCCGCGTCACCCGGATGCAGGTGGTCGCCGCTGTCATAGGCCGCCAACATCCGGGTCGGCTGCTTCGGGTCACGAACCACAGCGTCGAAGTCCACGACGGCGTCGAACTCCCCACTCGTGCGAATCCACTCGTTGACGTCCTCGCGGATCGCCTCCTTCGGGGCTGACCAGCGGCTGCCTCCCTCCCACGGAGTGATCGTGCCACCGACGATGCAGACCCCGCGCGCGTGGGCCCGACCGATGAGCTGCTTGTAGGCCTGGATGAGGTCAGCGGGCTTTGTCGCGAGGTCCCAGCGCAGGTCATTGACGCCTTCCATGACAACGACGGTGCTCACGTCCGGCTGGGCGAGAACGTCGCGGTCAAAGCGCGCCTGTGCACTGACACCCGGCCCATCGGCAAGGACACGGTTGCCAGAAATCCCCGCGTTCATCACGCCGAACTGCTGCGGCTTCGGCCCGGACAGGGCGCGGCGGGCGAGGACGTTGGGCCACCGTCGGTTCGCGCTGGTGCTCGACTTGTCACCGTCGGTGATCGAGTCGCCGAACGCGACGACCGTGTCGACCTGCTGCGGTGCCTCGACGACGGCGGACTCGACCCACGCATAGCTCGTTGTCGGCGTCGTGAAGGCGCTGCCGGCCTCGTCCGAGCCGTGATCGCCCGCGCCCGAGATGTAGTTGGTCTGGTGGGCGAGCTTGTGACCGCTGACCGTTCCGGCGTCACCGACGACGTGGACGCTCACGGCGAGCGTCGTCTGTGCGGGGACGTCTCCGGGGACCGGGTCGCTGAGCACCTCGGCCCCCACCGGGATCGTCACCGACGTGCTGTCACCGAAGGTCAACCGGCGGTTGCTCCCCGCGACCACTGCAGCGCCCTCGCCGGCACGACCGACCCACACCGAGTCAAACGTCACCGGCACGGAACCGAACGCGTTCGAGAGCGAGATCCGCAGGTTCGCACCACCGACGCTCGTGTGGACGAGGTTGCGCACGGTCTGGTCGGTCAGGGCCAGCGTCGTCGTGTCGACCGCCGTTCCCCACGTCCCGACCTGGTCCGTGCGAACGTCT contains the following coding sequences:
- a CDS encoding response regulator transcription factor; its protein translation is MGLALMADAVVTSDSLRRAAAGVEPVSWAGAPGPRRVTHLGEKRAQMAQLPPRETDPRERIRIVVADANDLYRQGMKVVIDLEPDFEIVAEAASAHEAVETCLRLRPDVVLLGQRMPGTVGMGACETISKGAPDTKVLVLAADDDDDLYAALQAGATGFLFKGAPAQQIVESVHLAHGGQSVIPAHMASLLHAELAGLRERARVETPSGLLTERELEVLRLMAVGRANKAIASRLFISENTVKRHVRTLTNKLQVNSRVEVALFALQHGLVEEED
- a CDS encoding SGNH/GDSL hydrolase family protein; translation: MTASRTRRTPLAVAAAAIAATAALAFVPASAPSATAAPDVRTDQVGTWGTAVDTTTLALTDQTVRNLVHTSVGGANLRISLSNAFGSVPVTFDSVWVGRAGEGAAVVAGSNRRLTFGDSTSVTIPVGAEVLSDPVPGDVPAQTTLAVSVHVVGDAGTVSGHKLAHQTNYISGAGDHGSDEAGSAFTTPTTSYAWVESAVVEAPQQVDTVVAFGDSITDGDKSSTSANRRWPNVLARRALSGPKPQQFGVMNAGISGNRVLADGPGVSAQARFDRDVLAQPDVSTVVVMEGVNDLRWDLATKPADLIQAYKQLIGRAHARGVCIVGGTITPWEGGSRWSAPKEAIREDVNEWIRTSGEFDAVVDFDAVVRDPKQPTRMLAAYDSGDHLHPGDAGYEAMANAVDLKTLECRR
- a CDS encoding response regulator transcription factor; its protein translation is MTPLKATDLGERVRIVIADDHDLYRRGLQDALQREPGLEIVAEAASCDEAVEECIEFGPEVVLLGHRTPGNSAIEACAAITQASPRTKILILTASDDEAVLFAAYQAGATGYLLKDMPTEQIIESIRLAHGGQSMIPPRMTSLLLAEFTRLGHSRRPRNEAAGSRLTHRERQVLQQVSRGKVNREIAAHMFISENTVKIHVRAMMTKLQVNSRVEAALFAVRHGLVEADT